The DNA segment tatttattatttagagtGTAAAAGACAATAACTAAATTATTAATGAGAAAATAAGTAAtttcatatttaattaaaagaagtTATTCAGATAAAGACgtttaaaacgtctttttttaaagatatttttcagtaattaaaatttaacatatataatcgattaaatcatattatttttgtcaaaattaggttagacaaattgatatataatagaagtattttagtcattttttataataggatattgtagttattttctataaaaaataatattaatttagaccagttCAAGATTTAATTTACCATTTTTCCGTCAAATCAATTTGTTTAgcctaattttaacaaaaataacacgatttaatcaattatatgtgttaaattttaattattaaaaacatctttataaaaaaacattttcGACGTCTTTATCTGAATGACTCCCTTAATTAAATACAGATATACACATAAGatgataatataatttaaaatattttttaattaatcgtctaaatttatattttattctctaaaataTAACACACACTTTAGAAGAtctaatactaaaattaatataaaactgACTATTTTCTGTTCAATAAAGCTAGAATAagattattaaaatcaaaagaaaaaattgaaaagagatACATGTCTTCAATGATATAAACAATAAGTCATATTTCAGTATTTGGAGTACATGAAATTAACCTAGGATACAGGGCTTTGTCAAAAAATCTTTAAGGCAATAAGAGAGAAAAGTATCACttgattgaaattttatttgcaGTATATAAGCTAATTATTGTAACATGATATAATTCACTATGAATCTCTCTCTCACTTGGTGGCTTGAGCAATTATGCTACTCAATGAACTAGCCTCCTCTTTAGCAGCTTCCAATAATTCCTCCTGCAAAAATCATATACTATAAGATCAGTATTTTATCAGTATTTCCattcatattattataattaaataaataaaagtttaattattttattaatccttatgatttttttaaatttttaattaaatttttatattttttaattgaatttatacactacttttaattttataattaagtccttttcatataaaaaagcatttaaaattaacaaaatatttcttttaaaatacaTGCAGTCAAAGATctagttaaatttttaattatgaatacctttactttgtaaaaaatattcagttaattctaatattttttatactacgaaagatctaattataaaattaaaacagtgtaaagacctaattaaaaaaatatatatatataaaaatctaattaaaaatttgataaaactttAGGGATTAATAGACTAATTAaaccataaataaataaatacctgTGCAGCTATGAGTCTGAGTGTAGTTCTCTTGCTAGTTTCTTGCATCTCTCCAGCAAGCAAAATTtcatccaaaataaaatatgcctGCTTAAGATCAACCTTACACAGATTAGCCTTTTAATTAATGATTGAAGCTTAATTAGTTCAATATGATCACAAtagattatttgatttgttttctttgaaatttCTTTAGTAATCAATGACAGAAATACATAAATACTAAGATATAAAGGTATATCATCCAGAAGACACatacaaaaacaaacaaaatgtctttattttaaaataaaattatttgtctaataatttttatcttatttctttttttttttgacttaAAACACTTATTAAACAACACCTATAAAATACTTAAATGTAATTTGACCATTTACATGATTATATGAAAATGTATATTTCACATTCTAGTTTAGTAAAGAAAACTAGAGATAATAATGTTTATGAGAAACAACGAATTACCTTATGGAAGTTAAAGATCAAATCCAATTCACAAACctgataaaaagaagaagaaaaaaaaagtataagaggaactcattattttttttggttcatATAGTTTTATCACATTtgtaattaggtctttatatttttttcttttaattaaattcttatattacttttaattttataattaggtccTTCTTAATGTAAAAAATGTTAGAGCTAATTAAATATTTCTtcacaaattaaaagtatttattaAATAGACTATGCTACGTGTACACAAAATCAGTCATCAAAATCAACTATCAGTATAAAAATACATGCTAGAAtacaaatacacattgaaaataaattaaatcacacatgtatttatacgcAATAtattagtggctgattttagtgtacgaatagcatttttgttattaaattcttattttatttttatttgttatctcattttttttttagaaacaaaattttttatacttatctttttctaaattagttatgtttatttttttctaacagACTCATTTAGAAATTCTAGTtgttttaacttattttaaaatttaaaatcagtttAGTAATTAGTATAAATAGATAGTATTAATTTTCcataatacaataataatacacaataaaaattcttctttttttttattcttttacaattttattaatattcataattaaaaatctaattaaatataatattatgttaattttaacaattttatataaaaaatttaattataaaattaaaaataatttaagaatttaattaaaaaatataaaaatttaactaaaaattcgataaaattataaacatcAACGGAATAATTAAACTTGTATAATTTGTTAAGAAAGTTGAGAATTAAATAACTTTGAAACTCACACTGCCAAAATAGCGATCCAATGTCTCAACATAGTGATGAATAATGGAGAGTGTCTCCAATTCATTGTCATCTTGATCATTGCATATGCAAAAATAAAGGCTAGCATATCTGAATAACCAATTAAACAACATTCAAAATCAACTGAaacaatatttcaaaaaaaatctcaaaattagaaataaattttagtgtTATTTGAATATTCTCAGTCACACCTTTTataaacaactttaaatccCCTCCATTCTACGAAATTGCACAGTTTCGGACCTCGTGAGAGAATCTCACTGCTTAACTCTcgaattaccaaaaaaaaaaaaaacagtttcaagaatttaaatttgtaattgagaagagaaattttaaatttcaatgtAAAACTTGTATGTCACAATTTTAATTTACCACAATTTAAACTCTAATTCCCAAATGATGATACAGTTCAAGATCAAATAACTtgaataaacaaacaaaaaaatgtgaCCCTcttctataaaatatataatatattataataatgaattaaaatgtaaaattttgtATGCAATTAAGTAGACAAATACCTTGGATCTTTCTTTTTGAGAGTATGGAGAATACCATTTTGTAAGCCTTACTTTTCCTTGTCTACTTATAAGAAGCACAAAGtgaatctgaaaaaaaaaattacaaaaaataaaagaaatcaaacccTTGTTATGAGAAATGGatattaagattaatttaaaaatataataaaaattgaaaaacatgtACCATGACGTTTAATTGTTTGATTTGGTTTTAGTTATGGTGAAAGGGATAGTGGTGTTGTTTTTTCAGATCTATGAGAACTGAAACTTTTGGAGTTTTGGTTAATTTCAATGGTCAAACAAAAACTTCAGTTTCATTGAATTTCGCACAAACACAACAAACACAACCATTTGTGTGACTGTTCTAAAAGAAAATCAGCCAAAATCAATCATAACTTGTCTTATTTAGTATTCATTAACTGTTGCGAcaataataaatactaaataaagtaaattctgactgtttttttttgtctatttaatATTACTCATAAATTATATGGAGGGAAAAATCTCCCTTGTCCATGTCTTAATTAATAGATTGTGGCAGGATGATTAAGACAACAATGTGGCAGATTTTCGTGTTATCTAATCgtttattttgtctttttttattttatataaatcttACTTCATTGCTATTATTTCCACTCTAATTTGTCTCttacttataatttttaaaatttattttttaattatatatatatatccccaCTTTGCAAGTAtaaattgtattattattatttgtcacaaaaaaaaaaattgtattattatttttaaagagaatagattttataattttcgctCTCCTACTAAATCGTTACACTCTagtaattttttgaaaaactaattTCTAGATAAATTTCTGTAgagtatttgaatttaaatatggGTCTAAAATCTAAATCCCACTGTCCTATAGCAGCACTTATTGAGCAATTTAATCTACTAAATAGAAAATACACCACAGGCATAACagtttatttatgtataaaacATAAAATCCACTATCATACCTTTAatcatttatataaataaaagaggtctaatatgtaataaaaatattgtgcCTTCCAAACAATTTATATACGTTATTTATCctacaaaatattaaatattgtgaataaattatcatatacatattttttatattaatcaaaataataaaatattttaatcttttaattagtGCATTAAATTTCTTAACTGTACCCTACATCAATAATTGAATGGAAAGCAAAAACTTGTTATAATTTTCAAGATCCTGATATTTCTATATATAAGTGTAATGTTACAGatgttattaaaataaaaagacaacACTTGCCATGGAACCACAATTATACAATGTTGCTTATTATTATATGATGATgatttcaattatatatatatgatgcatCAAACAAGTTCAATTTGAATGGTGGAGGAATATTCTCGGGAAATTTGTTAAGGAAagatatcaaaatattatttcataaaaggcaaaatatttatttcaaatcataatacttaataattttttattatgaacagtatttgttatttatttccttaaatatttttttttgaaatttgtataataaaatataaaatatttagtacagaacattaaataattttttcaactGATATACATATTCTTGAAATAGAAACAAAGTTAGTAtaagatttttaatttcttcttgttATTTTTATGTCACTGATGaaatataaagaaataaaaaaatttgtagaaattattttatatatttattgttacgCTATATTGtcttttctattactatttttttcacataaataaatagttattttaaccTTCAAAAGATTTTGATTTTGCAAAATAGATTCTGgcatttatttttgataaaataaactcCAAATATCTACTTCGTTTGGTAAAATAACCTAATTATTcagaataataaattaagaattagacttttttttatcaaatttagtatatatttaaaaatttattttgtcaaaaataaacaaaaaaattatttatcaaatcaaaatattttaaatatcaaaataattatttattttttaacaaatacaGACAAATTCAATTGAAATTGGTTATTGTTACTCCAtattctttttctatgttaatatttttttgattaaaGCATTGTTTTTGTCCCCATCGTTTAGGATAAGTCCTATTTGTattcctaacgtttaaatcgtcctatttatattcataacgtttataaaagtgattcaatgttatcctactatcaattatactaacaaatcagattatatttttcaattatcctTACTTAGatgtatttattttcaattaggtcttaCTTGGATgtgtttgattttaatattatacccattatttgtgtttagattcaattatgttcctagaaaagtgaattatgtaaatgttgtaggaattagtttcaacttttgatgagctatttttcggagtggatcattaatt comes from the Arachis duranensis cultivar V14167 chromosome 7, aradu.V14167.gnm2.J7QH, whole genome shotgun sequence genome and includes:
- the LOC107496708 gene encoding AP-1 complex subunit sigma-2-like; this translates as MVHIHFVLLISRQGKVRLTKCSEILSRGPKLCNFVEWRGFKVVYKRYASLYFCICNDQDDNELETLSIIHHYVETLDRYFGSVCELDLIFNFHKAYFILDEILLAGEMQETSKRTTLRLIAAQEELLEAAKEEASSLSSIIAQATK